The Oxobacter pfennigii genome has a segment encoding these proteins:
- a CDS encoding VOC family protein produces the protein MKIIVASIFVQDQDKALEFYSEKLGFVKKEDERAGEFRWITVASPDDKDGTELLLEPNDHPAAKEYQKKIFADGIPATMFGVEDIRKEYTRLMEKGVKFTMKPTEMGKVTIAVFDDTCGNLIQIVQK, from the coding sequence ATGAAAATCATTGTTGCCAGTATATTTGTACAAGATCAAGACAAGGCACTGGAGTTTTATTCAGAAAAGCTGGGGTTTGTGAAAAAAGAGGATGAACGCGCCGGAGAATTCAGGTGGATAACAGTTGCTTCTCCCGATGATAAAGATGGTACCGAGCTTTTACTTGAACCGAATGACCATCCTGCCGCAAAGGAGTATCAAAAGAAGATATTTGCCGATGGCATTCCGGCAACAATGTTTGGCGTTGAAGATATCCGCAAAGAATACACACGGTTAATGGAAAAGGGCGTGAAATTTACTATGAAACCCACAGAAATGGGCAAAGTCACAATAGCTGTCTTCGATGATACATGCGGTAACCTTATTCAGATAGTACAGAAGTAA
- a CDS encoding ArsR/SmtB family transcription factor, whose translation MDRNKDAIFKALADSTRRLILDELSERNEQTLYELTARLITKHNLNISRQAISKHLSALDDAGLVKSKRKGKYRVLMFDNEPLKNLLKGWIE comes from the coding sequence ATGGATAGAAACAAAGACGCTATATTTAAAGCCCTTGCCGACTCGACCCGGCGGCTTATATTAGACGAACTATCCGAACGCAACGAGCAGACGTTGTATGAACTTACGGCACGTCTAATTACTAAGCACAACCTTAACATTTCTCGGCAGGCGATATCTAAACATCTATCTGCATTGGATGATGCAGGGCTGGTAAAATCAAAACGAAAGGGGAAATATCGAGTACTTATGTTCGACAATGAACCGCTTAAAAACTTGCTGAAAGGATGGATAGAGTAA